One window of Cohnella hashimotonis genomic DNA carries:
- the kdpC gene encoding potassium-transporting ATPase subunit KdpC, producing MSTLVQDRQDDDGARSGGSTLWIAVRISLLFIILCGIVYPLVSTGLAQLLFPHQANGSLLKDNGGNVVGSELIGQPFTDPSYFQGRVSSIDYKAEASGSNNYGPSNPDLLARTKESIAKWRQENPDVPVDRLPIALITNSGSGLDPHITPQSALVQIARIAKLTGLSAAELSSLVDVYTEDRDLGIFGDKRVNVLKLNLALKEKLGK from the coding sequence ATGAGTACGCTTGTGCAGGACCGGCAGGACGACGACGGCGCGCGCTCGGGCGGCTCGACGCTCTGGATCGCCGTTCGCATCAGTCTGCTGTTCATCATTTTATGCGGTATCGTCTATCCGCTCGTCAGCACGGGGCTCGCGCAGCTGCTTTTCCCACACCAGGCGAACGGCAGCTTGCTTAAGGACAACGGCGGCAACGTAGTAGGCTCCGAGCTGATCGGACAGCCGTTCACGGATCCAAGCTACTTCCAGGGTCGCGTCTCAAGCATCGACTATAAAGCGGAGGCTTCCGGTTCGAATAATTACGGGCCTTCCAATCCGGACCTGCTCGCCCGCACCAAGGAATCGATCGCGAAGTGGCGGCAGGAAAATCCGGACGTGCCGGTCGATCGGCTGCCGATCGCGCTTATCACCAATTCGGGCTCGGGGCTCGATCCGCATATTACGCCACAGTCGGCGCTTGTGCAGATTGCGAGGATCGCCAAGCTGACCGGCCTATCCGCGGCCGAGCTGTCGTCGCTGGTCGACGTTTACACTGAAGACCGCGACCTGGGCATTTTCGGCGACAAGCGGGTGAACGTGCTGAAGCTCAATCTCGCCCTGAAGGAAAAGCTGGGCAAATAA
- a CDS encoding Ger(x)C family spore germination protein, with translation MTRTIRKGILAASCLAFCILLSGCWDRTELNELAITSATSFDKTDKGWTISYQIIIPSAISSGYGGGGAGSSGSPITVYSTTGKTIREAVSRSVMESPRELYFAHNRVLVVSDRAARSGMNAILDVYFRLPEARETVNILISEGDPSRIISQLFAIQRISGEGLQALIAKESRIDSILPAVKVYEFAMSIVGDGRSGVLPEIYIGGSPDVNRTDQLSKTSLTARLKLGRLALFKADRMVGWLNQREALGVSFIADRIKSATFAFPCVNRGQTEQLGTFRITKSSTKLVPRRAGERLTMDVRIRTEGALEEMDCALDLLEPSVLQQLEARLKEEIDNIVDEAWKAVKMHKADVLGFAEAVHRHDPKYWKSVKNNWDEAFASIALKTDIKMKIERVGVSTKTFKKLEEQENE, from the coding sequence ATGACCCGAACGATTCGTAAGGGTATCTTGGCTGCCTCTTGCCTGGCCTTCTGCATCCTGCTGTCGGGGTGCTGGGACCGGACCGAGCTCAACGAGCTCGCCATCACGTCCGCCACGAGCTTCGACAAGACGGATAAAGGCTGGACCATCTCCTACCAGATCATTATCCCTTCAGCCATCTCTTCAGGCTACGGCGGCGGCGGCGCAGGCAGCAGCGGATCGCCGATTACGGTGTATTCGACCACGGGAAAAACGATCAGGGAGGCCGTGTCCCGCAGCGTCATGGAAAGCCCGCGGGAGCTCTATTTTGCGCATAATCGCGTGCTGGTCGTAAGCGACAGAGCCGCCCGCTCCGGCATGAACGCCATCCTGGACGTGTACTTCAGGCTGCCGGAAGCGCGGGAGACCGTCAATATTCTGATCTCCGAAGGGGACCCTTCGCGAATAATCAGTCAGTTGTTCGCCATTCAGCGCATCAGCGGAGAAGGGCTGCAGGCCCTGATCGCGAAGGAAAGCAGAATCGATTCGATTCTGCCTGCCGTCAAAGTATACGAGTTCGCAATGAGTATCGTGGGGGATGGACGAAGCGGCGTATTGCCGGAAATCTACATCGGCGGCTCGCCGGACGTAAACCGGACGGATCAACTGTCGAAGACCAGCTTGACGGCGAGGCTTAAACTCGGACGCCTCGCCCTGTTCAAAGCCGATCGGATGGTCGGTTGGCTGAACCAGCGGGAAGCGCTGGGCGTCTCCTTTATCGCCGACCGCATCAAGTCTGCCACCTTCGCTTTTCCATGCGTCAACAGGGGCCAGACGGAGCAGCTGGGAACCTTCCGAATCACGAAGTCTTCGACGAAGCTCGTGCCGAGGCGAGCCGGCGAACGGCTGACCATGGACGTCCGCATTCGGACAGAAGGCGCGCTCGAAGAGATGGACTGCGCGCTCGATCTGCTGGAGCCCAGCGTCCTTCAGCAATTGGAAGCCCGATTAAAGGAGGAAATCGACAATATCGTCGACGAGGCCTGGAAGGCCGTCAAAATGCACAAAGCCGACGTTCTTGGCTTCGCGGAAGCCGTCCATCGGCATGATCCGAAATACTGGAAGTCGGTGAAGAACAACTGGGACGAGGCGTTCGCGTCGATCGCGTTGAAAACCGACATTAAAATGAAAATCGAGCGAGTCGGCGTCAGCACCAAAACGTTCAAAAAACTCGAGGAGCAGGAAAACGAATGA
- a CDS encoding alpha/beta fold hydrolase, which translates to MPVAKLNGTSLYYETQGSGTALLFIHGHGWTHRMFKPQLDYFSDRYQVIACDLRGNGRSGELRQSPDDIIDTQCLDLIMLLNALHIREAVFVGIAYGGLIVQQIATQYPERVKAIVIADSFCRSEASTFLGKLQLAAAYLSWVDYYAPGELLLPSLRLAYRRWGRAYSELRRNVLDRRPRELYRQRLATRRIDYSTRLTEFTRPALGVVGDYTAFGVERMREVVAHLPQARLAIIPDANEPSSLCQPDSFNDVIEQFLERQALRPRREEGSG; encoded by the coding sequence TTGCCGGTAGCCAAGCTTAACGGAACGTCGCTCTACTATGAGACGCAAGGAAGCGGAACCGCTCTTCTGTTCATTCACGGGCATGGCTGGACGCATCGCATGTTCAAGCCCCAGCTCGATTACTTTTCCGACCGTTATCAGGTGATCGCCTGCGATCTGCGCGGCAACGGCCGCTCGGGCGAATTGCGGCAGTCTCCGGATGACATTATCGATACGCAGTGCCTGGATCTGATCATGCTGCTGAACGCGCTTCATATCCGGGAAGCGGTGTTCGTCGGCATCGCTTACGGCGGTTTGATCGTGCAGCAGATTGCGACGCAGTACCCGGAGCGGGTCAAGGCGATCGTCATCGCGGACAGCTTCTGCCGCAGCGAGGCATCCACGTTTCTGGGCAAGCTTCAGCTGGCTGCCGCGTATCTGAGCTGGGTAGATTACTACGCGCCCGGCGAGCTGCTGCTCCCCTCGCTGCGGCTCGCGTACCGCCGGTGGGGACGCGCTTACAGCGAGCTCCGGCGAAATGTGCTGGACCGGAGACCGCGAGAGCTGTACCGGCAGCGGCTGGCGACCAGGCGCATCGATTACTCGACACGTTTAACCGAATTTACCCGGCCTGCATTAGGCGTCGTCGGCGACTACACGGCGTTTGGCGTCGAGCGCATGAGAGAGGTCGTCGCCCACCTGCCGCAAGCCAGGCTGGCGATCATTCCCGACGCGAACGAACCGAGCAGCCTGTGCCAGCCGGATTCGTTTAACGATGTGATCGAACAATTTCTGGAACGGCAGGCGCTGCGGCCGCGGCGGGAGGAGGGGAGCGGATGA
- a CDS encoding spore germination protein — protein sequence MTKRRSTPIPESSAVALEWMMNELGHGADIVTRDFACGADGQPLVTIVYIEGLVDPMSVNGRIVDRILDAAQSLVESITGSERLRLLKDKVLAVGGIAEVRTGEEILKSLLEGSTVVLVEGSEIAVCANTAGGEHRSIEEPSSQTVIRGPKEGFTESMRTNASLIRRKIKSPKLRIDHKSIGTVTQTQIAVVYLKDIANQKIVDEIHERLDGIDTDSILESGYIEEFIQDRTFTPFPTLQNLERPDAIVGGILEGQIAIIVDGTPFVLLAPVTFNRFFQSSEDYYQRFDIASFLRLIRFGSFLVSMLLPSLYIAITTFHQEMIPTTLLISLAAQREGTPFPAIVEAFIMEITFEVLREAGVRMPRAMGSAISIVGALVLGQAAVQAGLVSAAMVIVVSFTAIANFVIPSVNMATASRLIRFAMMILGGTFGLFGVMTGLMFLLIHMVSLRSFGIPFMLPLSPLSIPNLKDVFIRLPWWALSTRPRLIADPKANVRQGKNQKPEPPSSFSGERNDE from the coding sequence ATGACCAAACGACGTTCAACCCCGATTCCCGAATCGTCCGCAGTTGCGCTTGAATGGATGATGAACGAGCTCGGCCACGGCGCGGATATCGTGACCCGCGATTTTGCCTGCGGCGCAGATGGGCAGCCGCTCGTGACAATCGTCTACATCGAAGGACTGGTCGATCCGATGTCCGTCAACGGGAGGATCGTCGATCGCATTCTGGACGCGGCACAATCGCTCGTCGAGTCGATAACGGGCTCCGAACGTTTGCGGCTGCTCAAAGACAAGGTGCTGGCCGTCGGCGGCATCGCGGAGGTCCGAACCGGCGAAGAGATTCTCAAGTCGCTCCTTGAGGGCAGCACGGTCGTGCTTGTCGAGGGGAGCGAGATCGCCGTATGCGCGAACACGGCGGGCGGCGAGCATCGAAGCATAGAAGAACCGAGCTCCCAGACCGTCATCCGCGGACCGAAGGAAGGATTCACGGAAAGCATGCGGACGAACGCTTCGCTCATCCGGAGAAAAATCAAGTCGCCGAAACTGAGGATCGATCATAAAAGCATCGGAACGGTGACGCAAACCCAAATCGCCGTCGTCTACCTGAAGGACATTGCGAACCAAAAAATCGTCGACGAAATCCACGAACGGCTCGATGGCATCGATACGGACAGCATCCTGGAGAGCGGCTATATCGAAGAGTTCATTCAGGACCGGACGTTCACGCCGTTTCCGACGCTGCAAAACCTGGAGCGCCCCGACGCGATCGTCGGCGGGATCCTGGAAGGCCAGATCGCGATCATCGTGGACGGCACGCCATTCGTGCTGCTCGCGCCGGTCACGTTCAACCGTTTCTTTCAATCGAGCGAAGACTATTATCAACGCTTCGACATCGCTTCCTTTCTGCGATTGATCCGGTTCGGTTCGTTCCTCGTTTCAATGCTTCTCCCTTCGCTGTACATCGCGATCACGACCTTTCATCAGGAAATGATTCCGACGACGCTGCTGATCAGCCTGGCCGCGCAGCGGGAGGGGACGCCGTTCCCGGCGATCGTGGAAGCCTTCATCATGGAGATCACCTTCGAAGTGCTCCGCGAAGCCGGGGTGCGCATGCCGAGAGCGATGGGATCGGCGATCTCGATCGTCGGCGCTCTCGTGCTCGGTCAAGCCGCCGTGCAGGCCGGGCTCGTATCGGCGGCGATGGTCATCGTCGTTTCCTTTACGGCCATCGCGAACTTCGTCATCCCGTCGGTCAACATGGCGACGGCCTCTCGGCTCATCCGCTTTGCCATGATGATACTGGGCGGCACCTTCGGCTTGTTCGGCGTCATGACGGGGCTGATGTTTTTGTTGATCCATATGGTCAGTCTCCGGTCGTTCGGCATTCCGTTCATGCTGCCGTTGTCACCGCTCTCGATACCCAATTTGAAGGATGTGTTCATCCGCTTGCCTTGGTGGGCGCTCTCGACGAGGCCGCGGCTGATCGCGGATCCGAAGGCGAACGTCCGGCAAGGCAAAAACCAAAAACCCGAGCCGCCTTCGTCCTTTTCCGGCGAAAGGAACGACGAATGA
- a CDS encoding histidine kinase, translated as MTEFRRKTPEEILYSISKLHRGRLKVIIGAVSGSGKTYHMLREGNLLKQQGIDVVICAVTTMQRAETVQQTLELERVPSIHWHKEGIEQKDLPLDALLARNPEVVLVDGLAHRNRDGARFKTRLEDIRYLMDHGISVITTINVYELEGEDEIVYKLTGIRAEETVPSDTLELADEVRLIDVSPETILKRIDEGILGDRRHPAMCRRGNLGVLREISLRLMAEGVNDSLEKHREALGLVGPSGAAERILVSAQYHWNGSLHVRRGQQIARRLNGDLIVVTFVRPGRTLTKDQQVFKRSIQKLAQKVDAKFEELPLPGRRKLPSLLVRYATENNVTRIVMGHSDKNRWQEKWQGSIANRVLRKTKNIDVFIMADRAEQTGERILPIKPRPKAAAERYRRLSTGEIEKKIETIRRGTFKVYIGAAPGVGKTFKMLQEGNSLLGKGIDVVIGLLETHGRKETAEQVGALPVVPRAVIPYQSARLEEMDTEAIVARRPEVVLVDELAHTNVPGSRDKKRYEDVIRLLDSGISVISTVNVQHLESLNDAVEQLTGVRVRETVPDAILRLADEVELIDVTPQMLQQRMREGKIYAADKVDQALGSFFKIGNLIALRELALRELADDVDERLEAWDRNASLRGQWRRQEMIFVCVDAGPRAERLIRRGFRIAHRLKAEWHVHYVQRGAEASGDAAKRLDTLRQLCERLGGRMEIAPLGGRKRIGEALLQRMNELNATLLIVGQSRRPLWHSLLKETVVHFMLRRARGTDMLIVADFDRSAGE; from the coding sequence ATGACGGAGTTTCGGCGCAAAACGCCGGAGGAGATTTTATACTCGATATCGAAGCTGCATCGCGGACGCCTGAAGGTTATCATCGGCGCGGTCAGCGGGTCGGGCAAAACGTATCATATGCTGCGGGAAGGCAATCTGCTGAAGCAGCAGGGGATCGACGTGGTGATCTGCGCGGTAACGACGATGCAGCGTGCGGAAACGGTGCAGCAGACGCTCGAGCTCGAGCGCGTGCCCAGCATTCATTGGCATAAGGAAGGCATCGAGCAGAAGGATCTGCCGCTCGACGCGCTGCTTGCCCGCAACCCGGAGGTGGTGCTCGTCGACGGCCTGGCCCACCGCAACCGCGACGGCGCGCGGTTCAAGACGCGGCTGGAGGATATCCGCTACCTGATGGATCACGGCATCAGCGTGATTACGACGATCAACGTGTACGAGCTGGAAGGGGAAGACGAGATCGTCTACAAGCTTACGGGCATACGCGCGGAGGAGACGGTACCCTCCGACACGCTGGAGCTGGCGGACGAGGTGCGTCTGATCGACGTGTCGCCGGAGACGATCCTGAAGCGAATCGACGAAGGCATTCTGGGCGACCGGCGGCATCCGGCGATGTGCCGTCGCGGCAACCTCGGCGTGCTGCGCGAAATCTCGCTGCGGCTGATGGCGGAGGGCGTCAACGATTCGCTGGAAAAGCATCGCGAGGCGCTTGGGCTCGTTGGCCCTTCCGGCGCAGCGGAGCGGATCCTCGTCTCGGCGCAATACCACTGGAACGGATCGCTCCACGTGCGCAGAGGACAGCAGATTGCCAGACGGTTGAACGGGGATCTGATCGTCGTGACGTTCGTACGTCCCGGGCGGACGCTGACCAAGGACCAGCAGGTTTTCAAACGGTCCATTCAAAAGCTGGCCCAGAAGGTGGATGCGAAGTTCGAGGAGCTGCCGCTTCCCGGCCGGCGCAAGCTTCCGTCGCTCCTCGTGCGTTATGCGACCGAGAACAACGTCACGCGAATCGTGATGGGGCATTCCGATAAAAACCGCTGGCAGGAAAAGTGGCAGGGCTCCATCGCCAACCGGGTGCTGCGGAAGACGAAGAACATCGACGTGTTCATTATGGCGGATCGCGCGGAGCAGACCGGCGAGCGCATCCTGCCGATTAAGCCGAGGCCCAAGGCGGCCGCGGAGCGATATCGCCGTCTTAGCACGGGAGAGATCGAGAAAAAGATCGAAACGATCCGCCGGGGCACCTTTAAGGTTTATATCGGAGCGGCTCCCGGGGTCGGCAAAACGTTCAAGATGCTGCAGGAAGGCAACAGCTTGCTCGGCAAAGGGATCGACGTCGTCATCGGCCTTCTGGAGACGCACGGGAGGAAGGAGACGGCGGAGCAGGTCGGTGCTTTGCCTGTCGTGCCGAGAGCCGTCATCCCCTATCAGTCGGCCAGGCTGGAGGAGATGGATACGGAGGCGATCGTCGCGCGCCGGCCCGAGGTCGTCCTGGTCGACGAGCTGGCGCATACGAACGTGCCGGGAAGCCGGGACAAAAAAAGATACGAGGACGTCATCCGCCTCCTGGACAGCGGCATTTCCGTCATTTCCACCGTAAACGTGCAGCATCTGGAGAGCCTGAACGACGCGGTTGAGCAGCTGACGGGCGTTCGCGTGCGAGAAACGGTCCCGGATGCGATTCTGCGGCTGGCGGACGAGGTGGAGCTGATCGACGTTACCCCTCAAATGCTCCAGCAGCGCATGCGCGAGGGGAAAATCTATGCGGCGGATAAGGTCGATCAAGCGCTCGGATCCTTTTTCAAAATCGGCAATCTGATCGCGTTAAGGGAACTTGCGCTTCGCGAACTGGCGGACGACGTGGACGAACGCCTGGAAGCCTGGGACCGCAACGCCTCGCTTCGCGGCCAATGGCGGCGGCAGGAGATGATTTTCGTATGCGTGGACGCAGGCCCGCGCGCCGAGCGGCTGATTCGCCGCGGATTCCGCATCGCGCACCGGCTCAAGGCGGAGTGGCATGTGCACTATGTGCAGCGGGGCGCCGAGGCGAGCGGCGATGCCGCCAAACGCTTGGATACGCTGCGCCAGCTATGCGAACGGCTGGGCGGGAGGATGGAGATCGCTCCCCTTGGCGGCCGCAAGCGGATCGGCGAAGCGCTGCTGCAGCGAATGAACGAATTGAACGCGACGCTGCTGATCGTCGGCCAATCCCGCCGGCCGCTTTGGCACTCGCTGCTGAAGGAGACGGTCGTTCATTTTATGCTTCGCCGGGCCCGGGGAACCGATATGCTGATCGTCGCGGATTTCGACCGGAGCGCCGGAGAGTAA
- a CDS encoding GerAB/ArcD/ProY family transporter: MRAIVQYSRFQLSALIILFQIGSSSLFLLASDAKRDAWIATLFAMLVGFALLAFVTLSIQKLAPRQNLVDILLAYFGKYAGTVLAVSYILYFSYKSIRNFREFSDLMIVYLLPHTPLAVVLLVLILLSAYAVYQGVEVFFRLAEVLLPVVLIVYCALIFLLIGADIVHLERLQPIMEGGVRPVFDAAIPEVISFPFGEMVVFLMLWQYYGDRKTLSRVTLFSYLFAGVFIVVTNIAIIGSLGPVSLISSIPFMMGTSFVQIASVIERMDPFVALLLFTGVFMKQTTYFLAATLTASRLLKLRHRTMILPVGMVIFGGSLLFRSQMAQVWIGFKYNLKYHFPIFQIAIPLLLLLIMLAKNRQMKVRA; this comes from the coding sequence GTGCGAGCCATCGTCCAGTACAGCCGCTTTCAATTGTCCGCTTTGATCATCCTGTTTCAGATCGGCAGCTCGTCTCTGTTCCTGCTGGCCAGCGACGCCAAGCGCGATGCCTGGATCGCCACGCTCTTCGCCATGCTAGTCGGCTTCGCGCTACTCGCGTTCGTCACCCTGTCGATCCAGAAGCTCGCGCCTCGCCAGAATCTCGTCGACATCTTGCTGGCCTACTTCGGAAAGTATGCGGGCACGGTGCTCGCCGTTTCCTACATCCTCTACTTCAGCTATAAATCCATCCGGAATTTTCGCGAATTCAGCGATTTGATGATTGTATATTTGCTTCCGCATACCCCGCTTGCTGTCGTTTTGCTCGTATTAATTCTTTTGTCCGCCTATGCGGTTTATCAAGGGGTGGAAGTGTTTTTCCGCCTGGCCGAGGTTCTCCTCCCTGTCGTTCTCATCGTCTATTGCGCGCTGATCTTCTTGCTCATCGGCGCAGATATCGTTCATCTCGAACGGCTGCAGCCGATCATGGAGGGGGGCGTGCGGCCGGTTTTCGACGCCGCGATTCCCGAGGTTATTTCTTTTCCATTCGGAGAAATGGTCGTTTTTCTGATGCTCTGGCAATATTACGGCGACCGCAAGACGTTAAGCCGGGTCACCTTGTTCAGCTATTTGTTCGCAGGCGTCTTCATCGTCGTCACCAATATAGCCATCATCGGCAGCCTCGGTCCGGTATCGCTGATCAGCTCCATTCCGTTCATGATGGGCACGAGCTTCGTCCAAATCGCGAGCGTCATCGAGCGGATGGATCCCTTCGTCGCTCTGCTTCTGTTCACGGGCGTCTTCATGAAGCAAACGACCTACTTTTTGGCAGCTACGCTCACCGCTTCCCGTCTGCTCAAGCTGCGGCACCGCACGATGATCCTGCCGGTCGGGATGGTGATCTTCGGCGGCTCCCTCCTGTTTCGCAGCCAGATGGCGCAGGTGTGGATCGGTTTTAAATACAATTTGAAGTATCACTTCCCTATCTTTCAAATCGCCATTCCCCTGCTCCTACTCTTGATCATGCTGGCGAAAAACCGACAAATGAAGGTGCGCGCATGA
- a CDS encoding GerAB/ArcD/ProY family transporter has product MKEKITSFQVSALIMFTIAPTGILLLPGAITSFAKQNAWQSAAIGTLIGIGIAVLVGHIGNQNPGMPLMNWLEKRLGRWACVLIGLFLARYYITVSVITLSEFSYFISDEVLHRTPQWLTMSIIMLVVLYAVGQGIETIVRVNMITFLFSVLLIAAGSLLIMKNMHVKPLLPLWEGSFTPVLKGSLLPASWMSEVAVLLLLAPYIRQKKSAIRAGIAGVALAGASITVTVAVSIATFGPRLVPLITYPGFLIVSVIEIGSLLERLEIVFISIWLLTMYLKLSVLMFGASQCLVQSFHIRNERPFLFALGLFVLLNALYSWGNAADFYAYTVKTGFLDLLFSNALVPAIIAAGLWVTAKGMRRRRSYDPNDS; this is encoded by the coding sequence ATGAAAGAGAAAATCACGTCCTTTCAAGTGTCTGCGCTCATCATGTTCACGATCGCGCCGACGGGCATCCTGCTGCTTCCAGGAGCGATCACATCGTTCGCGAAGCAAAATGCCTGGCAGTCGGCGGCGATCGGCACGCTCATCGGAATCGGGATCGCCGTGCTGGTCGGCCATATTGGCAATCAAAACCCCGGCATGCCCCTGATGAATTGGCTGGAGAAACGACTCGGACGATGGGCTTGCGTATTGATCGGACTGTTCCTGGCCCGCTACTATATCACAGTCTCCGTGATCACCCTGAGCGAATTTTCGTATTTTATATCCGATGAAGTGCTGCATCGCACGCCGCAATGGCTGACGATGTCGATCATCATGCTGGTCGTGCTCTACGCGGTCGGCCAAGGGATCGAGACGATCGTCAGAGTCAACATGATCACGTTCCTCTTCTCGGTCCTGTTGATCGCCGCAGGTTCTCTGCTCATTATGAAAAACATGCACGTGAAGCCGCTGTTGCCGCTGTGGGAAGGCTCCTTTACGCCCGTTCTGAAGGGCAGTCTCCTCCCTGCCAGCTGGATGTCCGAGGTCGCGGTCTTGCTGCTGCTAGCGCCTTATATCCGGCAAAAAAAAAGCGCGATCCGTGCGGGAATCGCGGGTGTGGCGCTTGCCGGCGCGTCGATCACCGTCACCGTCGCCGTCTCGATCGCGACGTTCGGCCCGCGCCTCGTGCCGCTCATCACCTACCCCGGTTTTTTGATCGTGAGCGTCATCGAGATCGGCAGCCTGCTTGAGCGTCTCGAGATCGTATTCATCTCGATCTGGCTGCTGACCATGTATTTGAAGCTCTCGGTCCTCATGTTCGGGGCTAGCCAGTGCTTGGTGCAAAGCTTCCATATCCGCAACGAGCGGCCATTCCTGTTCGCGCTGGGTCTGTTCGTGTTGCTGAATGCGCTGTACTCGTGGGGCAATGCCGCCGACTTCTACGCATACACCGTTAAAACCGGTTTTTTAGACCTGCTGTTCAGCAATGCGCTGGTGCCGGCAATCATCGCGGCGGGTCTGTGGGTCACGGCCAAAGGAATGAGGAGGCGACGTTCGTATGACCCGAACGATTCGTAA